The following coding sequences lie in one Halorussus halophilus genomic window:
- a CDS encoding ABC transporter ATP-binding protein, translated as MTRSDTDAFAVRLDGITKRFGDVVANDDVDFTLETGSVHALVGENGAGKTTLMSVLYGLYDPDAGTISIDGELRSFDSPRDAIDAGVGMIHQHFQLVDNMTVVQNVVLGHEPEERGLVDESSARSDIADICDTYGFEVDQYLDTEIEQLGVGVQQRVEIVKSLYRGADTLVLDEPTAVLTPQEVEGLFDVMAELTDSGRSLIFITHKLDEALAVADRITVLRDGKNVGTVDADDTSREELARMMVGRDVLFDSEERTTSPGEITLDVGGLSVRNDRDLEQVRNVGFAVREGEIFGVAGVEGNGQSELVEALTGLRDADSGHIVFEGKDVTETGRRRRIESGIAYVPEDRQEAGLVQEYDLVRNALLGNQTVEPYERGGFIDWTAVRDHAENVVREYDVQPRDPDAKARSLSGGNQQKFVVGRELEHDPNLLVAFHPTRGVDIGAIEFIHERLRDMRDSGTAIVLVSSKLDEIRTLSDRLAVMYEGEFVDVVDPDDVSEEQLGLLMAGRTLERTDEDAKAGRESDADEPAEPRRDRGVES; from the coding sequence ATGACCAGAAGCGACACAGATGCCTTCGCAGTTCGACTCGACGGAATTACCAAGCGGTTCGGCGATGTCGTCGCCAACGACGACGTAGACTTCACGCTCGAAACGGGGTCGGTCCACGCGCTCGTAGGGGAGAACGGCGCAGGCAAGACGACACTGATGAGTGTTCTCTACGGCCTTTACGACCCTGACGCCGGGACGATATCCATCGACGGAGAACTCCGAAGCTTCGACTCGCCGCGAGATGCCATCGACGCGGGCGTCGGGATGATTCACCAGCACTTCCAACTCGTGGACAACATGACGGTCGTCCAGAACGTCGTCTTGGGTCACGAACCCGAAGAACGGGGACTGGTGGACGAATCGAGCGCCCGCTCGGACATCGCGGACATCTGCGACACGTACGGCTTCGAAGTGGACCAGTACCTCGACACCGAAATCGAACAACTCGGCGTCGGCGTCCAACAACGCGTCGAAATCGTCAAGAGTCTCTATCGGGGGGCCGACACCCTCGTACTCGACGAACCGACCGCCGTGCTGACTCCACAGGAGGTCGAGGGCCTGTTCGACGTGATGGCCGAACTCACCGACAGCGGACGCTCGCTCATCTTCATCACGCACAAACTGGACGAGGCGCTCGCCGTGGCCGACCGAATCACCGTCCTTCGAGATGGGAAGAACGTCGGAACAGTGGACGCAGACGACACCTCCCGGGAGGAACTGGCGCGCATGATGGTCGGTCGGGACGTGCTGTTCGACTCCGAGGAGCGCACCACCTCGCCCGGTGAAATCACGCTCGACGTGGGCGGCCTCTCGGTCCGGAACGACCGCGACTTAGAACAGGTCCGAAACGTCGGATTCGCGGTTCGTGAAGGCGAGATATTCGGCGTGGCTGGCGTCGAGGGCAACGGACAGTCCGAACTCGTCGAAGCGCTGACCGGCCTCCGGGACGCAGACTCGGGTCACATCGTCTTCGAAGGGAAGGACGTCACCGAGACAGGCCGCCGCCGTCGCATCGAGTCGGGCATCGCCTACGTCCCCGAAGACCGCCAAGAAGCGGGGCTAGTGCAGGAGTACGACCTCGTGCGCAACGCATTGTTGGGCAACCAGACCGTCGAACCGTACGAGCGCGGCGGCTTCATCGACTGGACCGCAGTGAGAGACCACGCCGAGAACGTCGTCCGGGAGTACGACGTGCAACCGCGGGACCCGGATGCGAAAGCCCGGTCGCTTTCGGGGGGCAACCAGCAGAAGTTCGTCGTCGGCCGGGAACTCGAACACGACCCGAATCTCCTCGTCGCGTTCCATCCGACGCGGGGCGTGGACATCGGAGCCATCGAGTTCATCCACGAGCGCCTGCGTGACATGCGAGATTCTGGGACCGCCATCGTGCTGGTCTCCTCGAAACTGGACGAGATTCGCACCCTCTCGGACCGACTCGCGGTCATGTACGAGGGCGAGTTCGTGGACGTGGTGGACCCCGACGACGTGAGCGAAGAGCAACTCGGCCTGCTGATGGCCGGACGGACGTTGGAGCGAACTGACGAGGATGCGAAAGCAGGACGCGAAAGCGACGCCGACGAACCTGCCGAACCCCGGCGAGACAGGGGTGTCGAGTCGTGA
- a CDS encoding ABC transporter permease — MLRASVLERFAIAVASTLLALLLGSGVVAAAGYDPVVFLSSLFYGAFGSVSNVAFTLRQSTMLILAGVAVAIAFRSGVFNIGVQGQFVVGGFATALTVLFLAPMLPSGTAAGFALVVFGTVAAIVAGGAYAALPGLMKAYADANEVITTIMLNFIATGVVFFFLDSYLRPQGAAAPNTEPFPAYVGFPSLVFDSGSFSVLGLAVALLTVVVVAVVMARTRLGYDLVTSGYQEPAAAYSGVDPKRTVVTTMTFSGMVAGLTGAIFTIMILGYYSDPATFPTFGFDAIAVSLLAANNPLGVVPAGILFGGLDAGGQYIGFTLDVPAELVDGVVGLVVLFVATPELFRMAARRTGLGGRYRESGEGQTGGETGADGEER; from the coding sequence ATGTTGCGAGCCTCGGTGTTGGAACGATTCGCCATCGCAGTCGCTTCCACGCTGCTCGCGCTCCTGCTCGGTTCTGGGGTGGTGGCCGCGGCGGGCTACGACCCAGTCGTCTTCCTCTCCTCGCTATTCTACGGGGCGTTCGGTAGCGTCTCGAACGTCGCGTTTACGCTGCGTCAATCGACGATGCTCATCCTCGCGGGCGTGGCCGTCGCCATCGCGTTCCGCTCGGGCGTGTTCAACATCGGCGTGCAGGGCCAGTTCGTCGTCGGCGGATTCGCAACGGCGCTCACAGTGCTGTTCCTCGCACCGATGCTCCCGAGCGGAACTGCGGCCGGATTCGCGCTCGTCGTCTTCGGAACTGTCGCGGCCATCGTCGCTGGCGGCGCGTACGCGGCCCTGCCCGGTTTGATGAAAGCCTACGCGGATGCAAACGAGGTCATCACGACCATCATGCTGAACTTCATCGCCACGGGCGTCGTCTTCTTCTTCCTCGACAGTTATCTTCGGCCGCAGGGAGCGGCCGCGCCGAACACCGAACCGTTCCCAGCCTACGTCGGTTTTCCATCGCTGGTCTTCGACAGCGGGTCGTTCTCGGTACTCGGACTCGCCGTCGCACTGCTCACGGTGGTCGTCGTCGCCGTCGTCATGGCTCGCACGCGACTCGGTTACGACCTCGTGACCAGCGGATATCAGGAGCCAGCGGCCGCCTACTCGGGCGTGGACCCGAAGCGGACCGTCGTCACCACGATGACGTTCTCCGGGATGGTCGCTGGCTTGACCGGAGCCATCTTCACCATCATGATTCTGGGCTACTACAGCGACCCCGCCACGTTCCCGACGTTCGGCTTCGACGCCATCGCTGTCAGTCTGCTCGCGGCGAATAATCCACTGGGCGTGGTTCCAGCAGGCATCCTGTTTGGGGGGTTGGACGCTGGCGGGCAGTACATCGGCTTCACGCTCGACGTGCCCGCGGAACTGGTAGACGGCGTCGTCGGTCTCGTGGTATTGTTCGTCGCCACACCGGAACTGTTCCGGATGGCGGCCCGGCGAACTGGTCTCGGTGGCCGTTACCGCGAGAGTGGTGAAGGTCAGACTGGAGGCGAGACAGGAGCGGATGGTGAGGAGCGATGA